Proteins from a genomic interval of Nematostella vectensis chromosome 5, jaNemVect1.1, whole genome shotgun sequence:
- the LOC125563171 gene encoding uncharacterized protein LOC125563171 has protein sequence MENKGNVSRRYVIIAGAVLIVALVVLIVGIVLIVKSSNANNCTEKGKVIESPFCELSEEGKRIGLEEFIKRVQKTYYNLHPFNVIFDPDVNLNRLRVEYSAFDITPRLIKQRTDASWELLDELNNKSIRSEELKPRERKAIQQLKHYLKHVFGTVYDSNFYSGEWMLGPDLFCYRHICYLGYSLYGVLMNLKPKSLEDMEIILQKLKTHEAAVEHYIENMKMGVRKGMVRSVGQCEAGINSIKRRYLKISKYNESGNETTASYLGLEIECSHRYHMEKEMFRIDRYFGG, from the coding sequence ATGGAAAATAAAGGGAACGTCTCGCGAAGATATGTAATAATCGCTGGTGCTGTGTTGATTGTGGCTTTGGTTGTACTTATAGTCGGCATTGTTCTTATTGTCAAAAGTTCTAATGCCAATAATTGCACTGAGAAGGGAAAAGTTATTGAGTCTCCGTTCTGTGAGCTTTCAGAGGAAGGTAAACGAATCGGACTGGAGGAGTTCATAAAACGCGTGCAAAAAACCTACTATAACTTACATCCATTCAATGTTATTTTCGACCCCGACGTGAATCTTAATCGTCTACGGGTGGAATATTCCGCTTTCGACATAACTCCTCGTCTTATCAAACAGCGAACCGACGCCTCGTGGGAGCTCCTAGATGAGCTCAACAACAAATCGATACGCTCTGAGGAATTGAAACCCAGAGAACGCAAAGCAATCCAGCAGTTAAAACACTACCTTAAGCACGTGTTTGGTACAGTGTACGACTCGAATTTCTACTCAGGGGAATGGATGCTGGGCCCTGACTTGTTCTGCTATAGGCACATTTGCTATCTGGGGTACAGTTTGTACGGCGTGCTGATGAACCTGAAGCCCAAGAGTCTGGAAGATATGGAGATTATCTTGCAAAAGTTGAAGACTCACGAGGCGGCAGTTGAACATTACATAGAGAACATGAAGATGGGAGTACGGAAGGGAATGGTTCGTTCTGTTGGGCAGTGTGAGGCAGGGATAAACTCCATTAAACGCCGTTATCTGAAAATATCCAAGTACAATGAATCAGGTAACGAAACGACCGCTTCTTATTTAGGCCTAGAAATTgagtgcagtcatagatatcacatggaaaaagaaatgtttagaattGACCGATATTTTGGTGGTTGA
- the LOC5511190 gene encoding uncharacterized protein LOC5511190 yields MVVGEKQRNSDEANVMIEQPGTSINSSSLTRERLIAICAILLGIIFLIVGIVLIAVSSKAKSCPDSDKTSVFPQDRDSTCEPSQEASRVGLLDFFDKVKNAYYEYHPHNAPYHPDISGLQDYGLAYVQQSFSAYDSRPMVIKQRTDKALLLLEEINNVQVDEDRLKPRERKALQQIKHYLKHVFGQPYDVNFYAGDWMLGPNLFCWQPICYLGYDVYNALYYFKPFNLSDVEVIEMKLKSHEDAVKSYVNNMKMGVRKGMVRSAEECRAGLDAIKRKFLNTSRYNETGVLLEWFAKPVVSPSYYSNITKRMNEEWKRAHMGMNVSESVKQYFVDYIGKPIVSLLRYLEHEHLRHCVPSSVASGLGRLPVKYVYTDGVANLSHPTDPTLPITGGKLDGKKAYEMIMTYFTTNDMTPNEVHNLGLQMLEKLYPMAVAVALEVTGESDNATAVAKFREILNSTESYFNDPIPANESDANAHRLCSDIKGAQKYCPVRWDAIQQWFREARKVMSMLDPKTVEMFYFTGPKHTTPNCPIDMSPDLNPSSGAQSYDSSGKSCLNSAKYNIPFFLGRMGPKFSEWSVNAHESRPGHHLQVQGKIEHFQDTCGGSIGWLNSETYYTAFTEGWGLYAENPLIAEDTDTYKDNPMQRFGMLKWQLWRAIRLIVDTGLHYKGFSRAEALKYFDEKAWDGTDLAEKEVTRYQSDPGQATAYMIGQLDIKKSRQYAIEQLGDAFDLKDFHYQVLKQGSSPLAYLSDHIKRYVACRKDPKKVGCDAVLLPPKKSSSSQEENVVKKRLPFPIARPHKRHYI; encoded by the exons ATGGTAGTTGGCGAAAAGCAACGCAACTCCGACGAGGCCAATGTTATGATAGAGCAGCCAGGGACTTCTATAAACTCGTCTTCGCTGACTCGCGAAAGACTTATTGCCATATGCGCAATTTTGCTAGGGATTATTTTTCTAATTGTAGGAATCGTACTAATTGCCGTATCGTCCAAAGCCAAAAGCTGCCCTGATTCTGATAAAACAAGCGTATTTCCACAGGACAGAGATAGTACATGCGAACCGAGTCAGGAGGCAAGCAGAGTAGGccttttagatttttttgaCAAAGTAAAGAACGCTTACTACGAATACCACCCTCATAACGCTCCGTATCATCCAGATATTAGCGGCCTTCAGGACTATGGGCTTGCATATGTTCAACAAAGCTTCTCTGCATACGATTCAAGGCCCATGGTGATAAAACAACGCACCGACAAGGCACTTCTACTGCTAGAAGAAATAAACAATGTGCAAGTGGACGAAGACAGATTGAAACCCCGCGAGAGAAAAGCCCTACAACAAATCAAGCATTATTTAAAGCACGTCTTCGGTCAACCGTATGATGTGAATTTTTACGCGGGAGACTGGATGCTCGGGCCTAATTTATTTTGTTGGCAACCGATTTGTTACCTGGGGTACGATGTGTACAACGCATTATATTACTTTAAACCTTTCAACCTTAGCGATGTTGAGGTTATTGAGATGAAGCTTAAAAGTCATGAAGATGCTGTAAAAAGTTACGTTAACAACATGAAAATGGGCGTTCGTAAAGGCATGGTGAGAAGCGCAGAAGAATGTAGAGCCGGTCTAGATGCAATAAAGCGCAAATTCCTCAACACATCGCGATACAACGAAACAG GCGTTTTACTCGAATGGTTCGCCAAGCCTGTCGTCTCGCCGTCCTACTATTCCAACATCACTAAACGCATGAATGAAGAGTGGAAACGCGCGCACATGGGCATGAACGTCAGCGAGTCGGTGAAGCAGTATTTTGTAGACTACATCGGTAAACCGATAGTCAGCCTACTCAG GTACCTAGAACACGAACACTTGCGCCACTGTGTACCGAGCTCCGTGGCAAGTGGCCTCGGCCGTCTTCCCGTGAAGTATGTGTACACGGATGGCGTGGCAAACCTATCACACCCCActgaccccaccctacccatCACGGGGGGGAAGCTGGACGGGAAGAAGGCCTATGAGATGATCATGACATACTTCACCACGAATGATATGACGCCAAACGAAGTACACAATCTGGGCCTACAGATGCTGGAAAAACTCTACCCCatg GCGGTTGCAGTCGCGCTCGAGGTTACCGGAGAATCCGATAACGCCACAGCAGTCGCGAAATTCCGGGAGATCCTCAACTCTACAGAAAGCTACTTCAACGACCCCATACCAGCTAACGAAAGCGACGCGAATGCTCACCGTTTGTGCAGTGATATCAAAGGCGCACAAAAGTACTGTCCGGTCCGTTGGGATGCCATTCAGCAGTGGTTTAGGGAGGCGAGAAAG GTAATGAGCATGCTGGACCCCAAGACTGTCGAAATGTTCTACTTTACCGGTCCCAAGCACACAACGCCCAATTGTCCCATTGACATGTCGCCCGACCTCAACCCCTCGAGTGGAGCACAGAGCTACGATTCCAGCGGGAAATCCTGCCTGAACAGCGCCAAATATAACATTCCTTTCTTCCTTGGGAGAATGGGGCCGAAGTTCAGCGAATGGAGCGTCAATGCGCATGAGTCGCGCCCAGGCCACCATCTCCAG GTCCAGGGGAAGATTGAGCATTTTCAGGATACCTGTGGCGGTAGCATTGGCTGGCTGAATAGCGAGACATATTATACCGCGTTCACGGAGGGCTGGGGACTATACGCGGAGAATCCGCTGATCGCAGAAGACACGGACACCTACAAGGACAACCCCATGCAGCGGTTTGGTATGCTGAAATGGCAG TTGTGGCGCGCAATTCGACTGATCGTAGACACAGGTCTGCATTACAAGGGATTCTCACGAGCCGAAGCCCTCAAGTACTTCGACGAGAAGGCCTGGGACGGGACAGACCTGGCGGAGAAAGAAGTCACGCGCTACCAGAGCGACCCTGGGCAGGCCACCGCTTACATGATCGGTCAGCTGGACATCAAGAAATCACGCCAATACGCCATAGAGCAACTCGGGGATGCCTTCGACCTGAAGGATTTCCACTATCAGGTCCTTAAGCAGGGATCGTCCCCACTGGCGTACTTATCGGATCATATCAAGCGGTATGTGGCATGTAGGAAGGACCCGAAGAAGGTAGGATGCGATGCTGTGTTATTGCCGCCGAAGAAATCGTCTTCAAGTCAAGAGGAAAATGTTGTAAAGAAGCGTTTGCCTTTCCCGATTGCGCGTCCACACAAGCGGCATTACATCTAA